One window from the genome of Pelodictyon luteolum DSM 273 encodes:
- a CDS encoding succinate dehydrogenase cytochrome b subunit yields MPLNSSIARKSLMALAGLFLAVFLPVHLGVNLLLLVQDGGRSFSVAAEFMATNPVIRIAEPVLFLGFLLHIIYGLMVSGANRAARPVGYQRPNSSDTSLLSKYMFHTGLIVLVFLALHLADFWMLKVGLVAPPEGIDRHDFYSRALILFQSPWYSSFYIASFLFLGFHLNHAIQSAFQTLGVNHSRYTPVLKLAGSAYAILMTAGFSLIPLRLAFFP; encoded by the coding sequence ATGCCGTTGAACTCGTCCATCGCCAGGAAATCCCTCATGGCTCTTGCAGGCCTTTTCCTTGCGGTCTTTCTTCCCGTCCATCTCGGAGTCAATCTTCTGCTTCTTGTCCAGGATGGCGGCCGGAGCTTCAGCGTTGCCGCAGAGTTCATGGCCACAAACCCGGTCATCCGTATTGCCGAACCGGTGCTGTTTCTGGGCTTCCTTCTCCACATTATCTACGGCCTCATGGTATCGGGCGCGAACCGTGCCGCGCGTCCTGTCGGCTACCAGCGTCCAAACAGCAGCGACACCTCGCTCCTGTCAAAATACATGTTCCATACCGGCCTCATCGTTCTCGTGTTCCTCGCCCTGCACCTTGCGGACTTCTGGATGCTGAAGGTCGGCCTCGTGGCTCCGCCCGAAGGCATTGACCGGCATGACTTCTACAGCCGGGCACTCATCCTTTTCCAGAGCCCCTGGTACTCGAGCTTCTACATCGCTTCGTTCCTCTTTCTCGGCTTCCACCTGAACCATGCCATCCAGTCGGCCTTTCAGACGCTTGGCGTGAACCACAGCCGCTATACTCCGGTGCTGAAGCTCGCGGGATCGGCATATGCCATCCTCATGACAGCCGGATTCAGCCTGATTCCTCTCAGGTTGGCCTTTTTCCCTTAA
- a CDS encoding cyclase family protein has protein sequence MRIHDLSHSIAEGMPLWPASPVTRVRDAAGYGTEGYLEREYSFSSHAGTHVDLPLHMLPEGRSLDACPLEAFAGRGFVLDAAPENGGVVTATVIAAGAPPEGSCDFLLIHTGWSSRWGSPSYFEACPYLQEEAALLLVSKGLKGIGIDSPSIDPPLGDAYPSHRILLGHGLVVVENLTGLFPLIGKRFLFSAFPLKIAGAEASPVRAAAIEEEEGAV, from the coding sequence ATGCGTATTCACGACCTGAGTCATTCGATTGCCGAGGGCATGCCCCTCTGGCCCGCCTCTCCCGTTACCCGTGTGCGGGACGCGGCCGGGTACGGGACGGAGGGCTATCTGGAGCGGGAGTACTCGTTTTCCTCTCATGCAGGGACCCATGTCGACCTGCCGCTGCATATGCTGCCGGAAGGCCGGTCGCTGGACGCTTGCCCGCTGGAAGCGTTTGCAGGAAGGGGGTTCGTGCTGGACGCTGCTCCGGAAAACGGCGGGGTGGTTACGGCCACTGTCATTGCCGCCGGCGCTCCTCCTGAGGGGAGTTGCGATTTCCTGCTGATCCATACCGGGTGGAGCAGCCGCTGGGGCAGCCCGTCCTATTTCGAAGCCTGCCCGTATCTGCAGGAGGAGGCGGCGCTGCTGCTTGTTTCTAAGGGTCTTAAAGGCATCGGCATCGACTCCCCCTCAATCGATCCACCGCTCGGGGACGCCTACCCGTCGCACCGGATACTGCTCGGCCATGGGCTGGTGGTCGTCGAAAACCTGACAGGACTTTTTCCCCTCATCGGGAAGCGGTTTCTTTTTTCCGCCTTCCCGCTCAAGATCGCCGGAGCCGAGGCTTCGCCGGTCCGGGCCGCAGCGATCGAAGAAGAAGAGGGGGCCGTGTGA
- a CDS encoding dihydroorotate dehydrogenase-like protein: MADISTTWMGLDLRSPVIAASSTLTGSVDNVVEAARCGAGAVVLKSLFEEEILMESAENLAGNEQRFWYGQAEDYIREYSRGDALNRYLALIQECSDAVSVPVIASINCVTSGEWVSFAREMEGAGAAGLEVNIFVPPSDTSRTGAENEQIYFDVLERVTRSVHIPVAAKISSYFSSMSETAGRLSRSGIGGMVLFNRFFSPDIDIETFALKAGPVFSTAGDLYQSLRWIAMLSGRTGCDLAASTGVHDGESLIKQLLAGAKAVEVASVLYRKGFEEIRIMLGELEDYMDRHGFARLDEFIGRMAMGAVQNPAGYERVQFMKHFSNIS; the protein is encoded by the coding sequence ATGGCAGACATTTCAACGACCTGGATGGGGCTTGACCTCCGCAGCCCCGTGATTGCAGCAAGCTCAACCCTTACGGGCAGCGTTGACAACGTGGTGGAGGCTGCGCGGTGCGGTGCTGGTGCCGTGGTGCTGAAATCGCTCTTCGAAGAAGAGATTCTTATGGAGAGTGCTGAAAACCTCGCCGGCAACGAGCAGCGCTTCTGGTACGGTCAGGCTGAGGACTACATCCGGGAATACTCGCGCGGCGACGCCCTCAACCGCTACCTCGCACTGATCCAGGAATGCAGCGATGCCGTTTCGGTTCCCGTGATAGCCAGCATCAACTGCGTCACTTCCGGCGAGTGGGTGTCATTTGCCCGTGAGATGGAGGGGGCCGGAGCTGCGGGGCTCGAGGTCAACATCTTCGTGCCACCTTCCGACACATCGCGAACCGGTGCCGAAAACGAGCAGATATATTTCGATGTGCTTGAGCGGGTGACGCGCTCCGTCCACATCCCTGTTGCCGCAAAGATCAGCAGCTATTTTTCATCCATGTCGGAAACGGCCGGCCGGCTGTCGCGTTCCGGCATCGGCGGCATGGTGCTGTTCAACCGGTTTTTCTCGCCTGACATCGACATCGAAACCTTCGCACTTAAAGCGGGCCCGGTCTTCAGCACCGCGGGCGACCTGTACCAGTCACTCCGCTGGATTGCCATGCTCTCGGGAAGGACGGGGTGCGATCTTGCGGCCTCAACCGGCGTGCATGATGGCGAATCGCTCATCAAACAGCTGCTTGCCGGCGCCAAAGCCGTTGAGGTCGCTTCAGTGCTCTACCGAAAAGGGTTCGAGGAGATACGCATCATGCTCGGCGAGCTCGAGGATTACATGGACCGTCACGGCTTTGCGAGGCTCGATGAATTTATCGGCCGGATGGCGATGGGTGCCGTCCAAAACCCTGCAGGCTATGAGCGCGTGCAGTTCATGAAACATTTCAGCAACATATCATGA
- a CDS encoding alkaline phosphatase, with translation MQRTWITLSLLLLLLPGCSVRNTAIGDAVETSVPTAPPARHVFLFIGDGMGLAQVELARALLPEGDSLAMTSLPVTGLVSTHALDHYITDSAAAGTALATGHGTMVGTIAMGSNRLDTLKTIVEIAETAGMRTGIVTSVGIDNATPACFYAHSPSRTRIHDIASQMVGSGVDYFAGGYAEGNFPLMRARAELDYGDIDSLMLAGGYRIARNARELREVQPGKPVWAYGQYGRSAAMAFAMDADSREMDLAAYTGEGIRLLENPKGFFMMVEGGKIDWACHGNDAAAVAHDVASFDRAVRQALAFYRSHPSSTLIVVTADHECGGLSLGNTAGGYESRPRLLLNQKLSLERFMDKVALWRSERRVTFPMALDSLEVFFGLGSPRDSALVLSARNRRELQVAFTSSMAPFPAPDRFSPAVSAILNRRAGIGWGSRVHTAVPVPVFAIGAHAGMFSGSYPNTVLGQRLMQAAGFSGATDPHPGEFSPAPARSAP, from the coding sequence ATGCAGAGGACATGGATTACCCTCTCGCTCCTCCTCCTTCTCCTGCCGGGTTGTTCGGTACGCAACACGGCCATCGGGGATGCCGTAGAGACGTCTGTCCCGACAGCACCACCCGCACGCCATGTGTTTCTTTTCATTGGCGACGGCATGGGGCTGGCTCAGGTTGAACTCGCCCGTGCACTCCTCCCGGAGGGGGACTCGCTTGCGATGACCTCTCTGCCGGTCACTGGACTCGTCTCGACTCATGCCCTTGACCACTACATAACTGATTCTGCAGCTGCAGGAACTGCTCTGGCCACCGGGCACGGCACAATGGTCGGCACCATCGCCATGGGCAGCAACCGGCTCGACACCCTCAAAACCATTGTCGAAATTGCTGAGACTGCGGGTATGCGGACCGGCATCGTCACGAGTGTCGGCATCGACAATGCCACTCCGGCCTGCTTTTACGCCCATAGCCCATCGCGTACGCGCATTCACGACATTGCCAGCCAGATGGTCGGTAGCGGTGTCGACTATTTCGCTGGCGGATACGCTGAAGGGAACTTCCCTCTCATGCGGGCACGTGCAGAACTGGATTATGGTGACATCGATTCCCTGATGCTGGCCGGCGGCTACCGGATTGCAAGGAACGCCCGTGAACTGCGGGAGGTTCAGCCGGGCAAGCCCGTCTGGGCGTACGGTCAATATGGCCGGAGTGCTGCCATGGCTTTTGCCATGGACGCCGATTCCCGGGAGATGGATCTCGCGGCATACACCGGCGAAGGGATCCGTCTGCTTGAGAACCCGAAGGGATTTTTCATGATGGTGGAGGGCGGAAAGATCGACTGGGCCTGCCATGGCAATGATGCGGCGGCGGTGGCGCATGATGTGGCATCATTCGACCGGGCTGTCCGTCAGGCGCTCGCATTCTATCGAAGCCACCCCTCCAGCACCCTCATCGTCGTCACCGCCGACCATGAATGCGGCGGACTCAGTCTCGGCAACACCGCCGGCGGATACGAAAGCCGGCCCCGGCTGCTCCTCAACCAGAAGCTGTCGCTTGAGCGCTTCATGGATAAGGTTGCGCTGTGGCGGAGCGAACGGCGGGTCACCTTCCCGATGGCGCTTGACAGCCTCGAAGTGTTTTTCGGTCTCGGTTCCCCCCGTGACTCCGCGCTAGTGCTCTCTGCCCGAAACAGGCGGGAGCTGCAGGTGGCGTTTACATCCTCCATGGCTCCGTTCCCGGCCCCTGACAGGTTTTCTCCGGCTGTCAGCGCGATCCTGAATCGCCGGGCGGGCATCGGGTGGGGGAGCAGGGTGCATACTGCGGTTCCGGTCCCCGTGTTCGCGATCGGAGCGCATGCTGGGATGTTCAGCGGCTCCTACCCGAACACTGTTCTCGGTCAACGGCTTATGCAGGCAGCCGGGTTCTCCGGCGCTACGGACCCTCATCCCGGGGAATTTTCCCCCGCTCCGGCGCGTTCTGCACCATGA
- a CDS encoding alpha/beta hydrolase yields the protein MVTIHAGTAGRSPFGVLVIHGFTANRESVELLLKPLQSLGIPVSIPVLAGHGGPSPAALKGLRWQDWLNDAEAAFRELAERADRIIVVGHSMGALLALNLAVRHPGKVDALVLVATAIRLVSVLAPGRPLHFAAFPISLMVKRWGLKSVFADPEGAVCRGHYEWVPTDAVLSFFRLIRKTQKLLAAVHCPVFILHNRSESTVLPESVGILNSSLGTPDSDRSVLWLSRSGHQVFCDCEREDAVEAIVRYVSGRMGRSEER from the coding sequence ATGGTAACCATACACGCCGGAACAGCGGGGCGAAGCCCCTTCGGGGTGCTCGTCATCCACGGGTTCACGGCGAACAGGGAGAGCGTCGAGCTCCTCCTTAAGCCACTTCAGAGCCTTGGCATTCCAGTTTCCATACCTGTTCTTGCCGGTCATGGAGGTCCTTCGCCCGCAGCCCTGAAGGGGTTGCGGTGGCAGGACTGGCTCAATGATGCCGAAGCGGCGTTCAGGGAACTCGCAGAGCGGGCTGACCGCATCATCGTGGTCGGCCACAGTATGGGTGCTCTGCTTGCCCTCAACCTTGCGGTTCGTCATCCCGGAAAGGTCGATGCCCTGGTTCTTGTTGCTACGGCCATTCGTCTGGTCTCAGTGCTTGCGCCGGGCCGTCCGCTGCATTTTGCCGCTTTTCCGATCAGCCTCATGGTAAAGCGGTGGGGCTTGAAGTCCGTTTTTGCCGATCCCGAGGGGGCGGTCTGCCGGGGGCATTACGAATGGGTTCCGACCGATGCGGTCCTCTCGTTTTTCCGGCTCATAAGAAAGACCCAGAAGCTGCTCGCTGCGGTGCATTGTCCCGTATTCATTCTTCATAACCGCAGTGAGAGCACGGTGCTTCCTGAAAGTGTCGGTATCCTCAACAGCTCACTCGGCACGCCGGATTCCGATAGATCGGTCCTATGGCTCAGCCGTTCAGGACATCAGGTGTTCTGCGATTGCGAGCGCGAGGATGCTGTCGAAGCAATCGTCCGTTATGTGTCGGGGCGGATGGGCCGCAGTGAAGAGCGTTAA
- a CDS encoding septal ring lytic transglycosylase RlpA family protein: MKSNALFPACIILTLALSSCSSSRGSFVRERLPRISPEEAYRQGKLKNTPYVIDGRIYVPMSYEQATAYEEVGRASWYGHETLDKNNGQPTAYGEPFDPAEPSAAHKYLPLPSVVRVTNLENSRSIVVRVNDRGPFVDDRVIDLSAEAAKQLGFYLQGTAKVRVEVLNR; encoded by the coding sequence ATGAAGTCGAACGCACTGTTTCCCGCATGCATCATCCTCACGCTGGCCCTCAGCTCCTGCTCATCCTCCAGAGGATCGTTTGTCAGGGAACGTCTGCCGCGCATTTCACCCGAAGAGGCCTACCGGCAGGGGAAACTGAAGAACACCCCCTACGTCATCGACGGAAGGATCTACGTTCCGATGAGCTATGAGCAGGCTACGGCTTATGAAGAGGTGGGGAGAGCCTCATGGTACGGCCATGAAACACTTGACAAGAACAACGGACAGCCGACCGCCTACGGAGAACCCTTCGACCCTGCGGAACCCAGCGCTGCACACAAGTACCTGCCGCTGCCCTCGGTAGTCAGGGTGACGAACCTTGAGAACAGCCGTTCCATCGTGGTCAGGGTCAATGACCGGGGACCGTTCGTCGATGACCGTGTTATTGATTTGAGTGCCGAGGCGGCAAAACAGCTGGGGTTCTACCTGCAGGGGACGGCGAAAGTGAGGGTCGAGGTGCTGAACCGCTGA
- the fsa gene encoding fructose-6-phosphate aldolase has translation MKFFIDTANLDEIRAAESLGVLDGVTTNPSLIAKIVEDPASFTRKDFMDHIKRICEIVDGPVNAEVTTLDAASMVREGEELAAIHNNVVVKCPLTIDGLKAIRSLSEKGIRTNATLVFSPNQALLAAKAGAGYVSPFVGRLDDISTDGMALVGQIVEIYDNYGLMTEVIVASIRHPQHVVESALIGADIATIPYSVIRQLANHPLTDAGLKKFMEDAAVIKK, from the coding sequence ATGAAATTTTTCATCGATACGGCAAACCTCGACGAAATCCGTGCAGCCGAATCGCTCGGGGTGCTTGACGGCGTGACCACCAATCCCTCGCTCATCGCAAAGATCGTAGAAGATCCGGCGTCCTTCACCCGGAAGGATTTCATGGACCACATAAAGCGCATCTGCGAGATTGTCGACGGACCTGTAAACGCCGAAGTGACTACGCTCGATGCGGCGTCAATGGTCCGGGAAGGTGAGGAGCTTGCCGCAATCCACAATAACGTGGTGGTCAAGTGCCCCCTCACCATCGATGGACTGAAGGCGATACGAAGCCTTTCTGAAAAGGGCATCCGCACCAACGCAACCCTCGTCTTTTCGCCTAATCAGGCACTTCTTGCCGCGAAGGCGGGAGCGGGCTACGTCAGTCCGTTTGTCGGTCGGCTTGATGACATCAGTACTGATGGCATGGCCCTTGTCGGGCAGATCGTCGAGATCTACGACAATTACGGGCTCATGACCGAGGTGATTGTCGCCAGCATCCGCCACCCGCAGCATGTCGTCGAGTCGGCTCTCATCGGCGCCGACATCGCCACCATTCCCTACAGCGTCATACGTCAGCTGGCAAACCACCCGCTGACCGATGCCGGCCTGAAGAAGTTCATGGAAGATGCCGCCGTCATAAAGAAATAA